CCGGGCCCGAACTGGCGCGGCTCGCGATCGGCGCCAATGCCGTGCTCGACGGCTTGTGGCTCGAATACTGCCTCGATCCCAGCGCGTTCAAGACGGAAGATGCAGGCCGTATCGCCTGCCATTATGTCGGCAGCGCCCTCGGCGTCGACCTGTCGCCAGCCGCCAATCCGAAATCGTGACACCGGGCGTGTGACGTCCAGCGGATGGCGCACACGATAGCCATCAAGGATCGGGCCTTGTGACAGGCGGCAAGTTGCGCCAATAGTCGTCCTTTCGATGTACAAACGGGCCGATGACCGTCACCAGCTTCGATACCGCGCCGCCGCGCCTCGATAGTTCCGCGCTGGCGGACATCGCCGCCACCCATTTCGGTATAGACGGCGCGATCGAGACCCTCGATTCGGAACGCGACCAGAATGCGCGGATATGCTGCATCGATTCGGACTCTTATGTCCTGAAAATCGCCAATTCGGCAGAAAGCCTGGAATTCCTCACCATGCAGAACGCTGCGCTGCGGCATCTCGCGGACCGCGATCCGGCGCTCGGCGTGCCCCGCGTCTGCCCGGCCCGAGACGGTAACGGACTCGCCACCCTCGGCGACGGCGACGGCAATCTGGTCCGAATGTTGACCTACCTGCCCGGCACCGTTCTCAAGGAGGCGCCCAAATCGCCCCGCCTGCTCACGAACCTCGGACGTTTCATGGGGCGGGTGGACAGCGCCCTTCAGGGCTTCATGCATCCGGCCGCGATTCGCCCCGACTTCCTGTGGAACCTCGACAATGCCGCCGCCTGCCGAGACTACGTCGAGGCCATCGAACCGCCGGAAGACCGCGCTCTCGTGGCGACGGTTTTCGATCGCTACGAGGCCGTCGTTGGCCCGCGCTTAGGCGGGCTGCGCTGCGCGGTCATTCATCAGGACGCCAACGATTACAACGTCCTGGTCGATGCGGCCGACCCCGAGGAAATCACCGGCCTGATCGATTTCGGCGACATGGTCTGGGGTCGGCAGATCAATGACCTCGCGGTCACCCTCGCCTACGCGCTGCTCGATCACACCGATCCGCTGGCGGGTGCCGGCCACGTCGCCGCCGGCTATCACGACGTCTTTCCGCTGCAAGAAGCCGAGTTGGCGGTATTGATGGACCTCGTCGCGCTGCGGCTGGCGATGAGCGTCTGCATCTCCTCGCACCGCGGCGCCGCGCACCCCGACAATGAGTACCTGCTGATCAGCCGGCGACCGGCCCTCGAACTGTTGCGCCGCCTGGCTGGCATCAATCCGGATTTCGCCCATTTCACACTCCGCGACCGGTGCGGCTATCCAGCCGTGCCGCGGGGGGCCGAAGTGGCCGGTTGGCTGGCCGAGAACCGGGCCCGTTTTGCCCCCGTCCTCGGCACCGACCTGCGACGGGCGCGCAAGATCTATTTGCCGATGACCGATGGGGCGCCGGGCGTGGAGCATGCCGCCGACCCGGCCGCCTATACCGAATTCGTCGCCGACTGGCTGGCGCGGCATGATGCCGATTTCGCAATCGGCGGATACGGCGAGGACCGCGCGGTCTATCTCGGCCCGCAGTTCTCCTCGGATGACGGCTCGGCGACGCGGACCGTCCACCTCGGCATCGATCTGTTCGGCCCCCGCCGGCATCCGGTGCACGCCCCGATCGCTGGCCGGGTCATCAGCGCGGTCGACAACGCCGCGCCCTACGATTACGGCCCGACGATCATCCTCGAACACCCGACCCTTCCGGACGGCCCCCGCTTCTGGACCCTTTACGGACATCTCAGCCGCGACAGCCTCGACGGACTCGCGCCCGGGACCGACGTCGCGACGGGCGACCGCATCGGTTGGTTCGGCGAGCCCGACGAGAACGGCGGCTGGGCGCCCCACCTCCATTTCCAAATCATGACCGACCTGTTGGGCCTGGATGGAAACTTTCCCGGGGTCGGGGAACGGCAACGCATTGCGGTGTGGCGCGCGATCTGCCCCGACCCCAATCTGGTTCTCGGCCTGCCGCCGGAGGCACTCGGTCCTCCCGGCCGCGATCACGATCGCCTGCGCGCGGCTCGGCAGCAACGGCTCGGACCCTCGCTCAGCCTCAGTTACAGCCATCCGCTCGAGATCGTCCGCGGCGACGGCGTGTGGCTGATCGACCACCGCGGGCGCGCCTATCTCGATTGCGTCAACAACATTTGCCACGTCGGCCATTGCCACCCCCATGTGGTCGCGGCGCTCGGCCACCAAGCCACGATGCTCAACACCAATACCCGCTACCTCCATGAAACGGTCGTCGATTATGCCGCCCGCCTGACGGCGCTCCTGCCCGAGCCGCTCGGCGTCTGTTTCTTCGTCTGTTCGGGGAGCGAGGCCAACGAGTTGGCGGTGCGCCTGGCACGCACCCATACCGGTCGCGGCGACGCCGTCGTGCTCGACGGCGCCTATCACGGCAACACGTCGACGCTGGTCGGCCTCAGCCCCTACAAGTGCGAAGGGCCCGGCGGCCAGGGCTTGAAGCCCGATGTCCACAAGGTCGCCATGCCCGACCCCTATCGCGGACCTCATCGCGGCATGACCCCGGCCACCGGCCAGGCCTATGCCGAGGACGTGACGCGAACCGTCGACGCGTTGACCGGCGCCAACACGCCGCCGGCGTTCCTGATCGCCGAATCCCTGTTGAGCTGCGGCGGACAGATCGAGCTCCCGCCGGGATACTTGAAGGCCGCTTATGCCGCGGTCCGTGGCGCCGGCGGGGTCACCATTGCCGACGAGGTCCAGGTCGGTTTTGGCCGCGTCGGCAGTGCCATGTGGGGCTTCGAGACCCAAGGCGTGGTGCCCGACATCGTCACCCTCGGCAAGCCGATCGGCAACGGCCATCCGCTGGCCTGCGTGGTCACCTCGCCGGCGATCGCCCGATCGTTCGCCAACGGCATGGAGTATTTCAATTCGTTCGGCGGCAACCCGGTCTCCTGCGCCGTCGGCATGGCCGTTCTCGACGTGATCGAAAACGAGCACCTGCAAGACAATGCGCGCCAGGTCGGCAAATATCTCCTCGAGCGCCTGCGCGGCCTCCGGACCTCTCATGCCATGATCGGCGACGTCCGCGGGCTCGGTCTCTTTGTCGGCGTCGAGCTGGTCACCGACCGGACGACGCGGGATCCAGCGACCGCGGCCGCCAAAGCGGTGGTCAATCGGGCCAAGGACATGGGCGTGCTGCTGTCGACCGACGGCCCCTTCGACAATGTCATCAAGATCAAGCCGCCGCTGGTCTTCTCGCGCGCCAACGCCAACCTGTTAGTCGACACGCTCGATCGGGCCTTGGCTTTGGAAATTTGATCAGGCGCGGCCGATATCGTCGTCGCCGATCGACGGGATCGCGCCGCATAGCGCGCAGGCCGGGTCGCGCTTGACGGTCAGCGTCGTAAAACTTCCCGCCAAGCCGTCATAGAGCAGCAAGCGCCCGGAGAGCGATTGACCGAGGCTGAGGATTTCCTTGAGGACTTCGGTCGCCTGCAGCGACCCCACGACGCCGGCGACGGCGCCGAATATCCCCGCCTCCTCGCAGCGCGGGACCAGATCGGCGGGCGGCCTGTCGGGAAACAGGCAGCGGTAGCAGGGATGCTCACCCTCCACATAAGCCTTGAAGGTCGAGAGCTGGCCGTCGAACCGCAGCAAGGCGCCGCCGACCAAGGTCTTGGCGGCGAAAAAGCAGGCGTCGTTCAGCACGTAGCGGGTGGTGAAGTTGTCGCTGCCGTCGGCGACCAGATCGTAGTCGTCGATGATGTCGGCGGCGTTTTCGGCGGTCAGGCGGCGGTTGTAAGGCCGGACCAGGATTTCCGGATTGATCGCCGCCACCGCCTCGACCGCGCAATCGACCTTGGGCCGCCCCAACTGGTCGGTGCGGAACAGCACTTGGCGTTGGAGATTCGAGAGTTCGACGGCGTCGTCGTCGATGATTCCCAGTGTGCCCACGCCGGCCGCCGCCAGGTATTGGATCAGCGGCGCGCCGAGGCCGCCGGCGCCGACGACCAGGACTTTCGCCTGCAACAACCGCGCCTGGCCCTCCTCGCCGACCTCATCGAGAATGACATGGCGGGCATAACGGTGCAGCTGGGCGTCGGATATTTCCATCTTTCCATCCATGCAGCCGGCGCCCGGTTAGGACGTGCCCGTGGATCCGAAGCCGCCGCCGCCGCGACCGCTTTCGGGCAGCGCTTCGGTTTCCGCCCAAACCACCGCCGCCACCGGCGCCACCACCAGCTGGGCGATCCGCATGCCACGGCCGATGGTGAACGGCGCCTCGCCGGCATTGATCAGGATGACCTGCACTTCGCCGCGATAATCGGCGTCGATCGTACCCGGACTGTTGGCGACCATGATGCCGTGCTTGAGGGCCAGCCCACTACGGGGTCGGACCTGGGCCTCGTATCCGGCCGGCAAGGCGAGCGCGATTCCGGTCGGTACCAGAGCGCGCCCGCCCGGCGTCAGCACGAGATCGGTCGCCACCGCGGCGGCCAAGTCCATCCCCGCGGCCCGGTCCGTCGCGTACGCGGGTAAGGGCAGGTCGGCGCCGTGCGGCAGGCGCCGCACCGTCACCTCGACCGCATTCATGAACCATCCTTGAAGTGATCGGCGACCCGCCGGCCGAGCCGCTCGGCGACGTCGGTCTTGCTCAAGCTTGGCCACGGTTCGTCGAAATCGGCACCGATCAGGTGAACCGTATTGGCGTCACCGCCGAAGGTGCCGGTCGCCGGCGATACGTCGTTGGCCAGAATCCAGTCGCATGCCTTGCGCGTGAGCTTGGCCCGCGCGTTCTCGACCACGGACTCGGTCTCGGCGGCGAATCCGACGACAAGGGCGGGCCGTTGGTTTCCGGACCGGGCCAGGGTGGCAAGGATGTCCGGGTTCTCGGTCAACGACAAATCGGGCGGGCCGCCGCCGTTCTTTTTCAGCTTGTTCTCCGCGATCCCGTCGGACCGCCAATCGCTGACCGCGGCGGCGCAAACCGCGACGTCGACCGGCAGCGCGGCCTCGCAGGCGGCGAGCATGTCGCGCGCCGATTCGATATGGACGACGTCGACGCCGGCCGGATCGGCTTCGCGGGTCGGCCCGGCAACCAGCACCGTCGCCGCGCCGAGCCGGGACAACGCGGCGGCGATGGCATGCCCCTGCTTGCCCGACGAGCGGTTGGCGATGTAGCGCACCGGGTCGAT
This region of Alphaproteobacteria bacterium genomic DNA includes:
- a CDS encoding aminotransferase class III-fold pyridoxal phosphate-dependent enzyme, coding for MTVTSFDTAPPRLDSSALADIAATHFGIDGAIETLDSERDQNARICCIDSDSYVLKIANSAESLEFLTMQNAALRHLADRDPALGVPRVCPARDGNGLATLGDGDGNLVRMLTYLPGTVLKEAPKSPRLLTNLGRFMGRVDSALQGFMHPAAIRPDFLWNLDNAAACRDYVEAIEPPEDRALVATVFDRYEAVVGPRLGGLRCAVIHQDANDYNVLVDAADPEEITGLIDFGDMVWGRQINDLAVTLAYALLDHTDPLAGAGHVAAGYHDVFPLQEAELAVLMDLVALRLAMSVCISSHRGAAHPDNEYLLISRRPALELLRRLAGINPDFAHFTLRDRCGYPAVPRGAEVAGWLAENRARFAPVLGTDLRRARKIYLPMTDGAPGVEHAADPAAYTEFVADWLARHDADFAIGGYGEDRAVYLGPQFSSDDGSATRTVHLGIDLFGPRRHPVHAPIAGRVISAVDNAAPYDYGPTIILEHPTLPDGPRFWTLYGHLSRDSLDGLAPGTDVATGDRIGWFGEPDENGGWAPHLHFQIMTDLLGLDGNFPGVGERQRIAVWRAICPDPNLVLGLPPEALGPPGRDHDRLRAARQQRLGPSLSLSYSHPLEIVRGDGVWLIDHRGRAYLDCVNNICHVGHCHPHVVAALGHQATMLNTNTRYLHETVVDYAARLTALLPEPLGVCFFVCSGSEANELAVRLARTHTGRGDAVVLDGAYHGNTSTLVGLSPYKCEGPGGQGLKPDVHKVAMPDPYRGPHRGMTPATGQAYAEDVTRTVDALTGANTPPAFLIAESLLSCGGQIELPPGYLKAAYAAVRGAGGVTIADEVQVGFGRVGSAMWGFETQGVVPDIVTLGKPIGNGHPLACVVTSPAIARSFANGMEYFNSFGGNPVSCAVGMAVLDVIENEHLQDNARQVGKYLLERLRGLRTSHAMIGDVRGLGLFVGVELVTDRTTRDPATAAAKAVVNRAKDMGVLLSTDGPFDNVIKIKPPLVFSRANANLLVDTLDRALALEI
- the moeB gene encoding molybdopterin-synthase adenylyltransferase MoeB produces the protein MEISDAQLHRYARHVILDEVGEEGQARLLQAKVLVVGAGGLGAPLIQYLAAAGVGTLGIIDDDAVELSNLQRQVLFRTDQLGRPKVDCAVEAVAAINPEILVRPYNRRLTAENAADIIDDYDLVADGSDNFTTRYVLNDACFFAAKTLVGGALLRFDGQLSTFKAYVEGEHPCYRCLFPDRPPADLVPRCEEAGIFGAVAGVVGSLQATEVLKEILSLGQSLSGRLLLYDGLAGSFTTLTVKRDPACALCGAIPSIGDDDIGRA
- the dut gene encoding dUTP diphosphatase; this encodes MNAVEVTVRRLPHGADLPLPAYATDRAAGMDLAAAVATDLVLTPGGRALVPTGIALALPAGYEAQVRPRSGLALKHGIMVANSPGTIDADYRGEVQVILINAGEAPFTIGRGMRIAQLVVAPVAAVVWAETEALPESGRGGGGFGSTGTS
- the coaBC gene encoding bifunctional phosphopantothenoylcysteine decarboxylase/phosphopantothenate--cysteine ligase CoaBC, yielding MLKGKRILLIVSGGIAAYKSLDLIRRLRERGASVRCVLTRGGAEFVTPLSLAALSEEKVHTDLFSLTDESEMGHIRLSRAADLVAVVPASADILAKMAHGQADDLATTLLLATDKDVLAAPAMNVRMWHHAATQANISTLGARGVRFAGPVEGDMACGEFGMGRMAEPEAIIAAIEDYFHSDAPLSGRRALVTSGPTVEAIDPVRYIANRSSGKQGHAIAAALSRLGAATVLVAGPTREADPAGVDVVHIESARDMLAACEAALPVDVAVCAAAVSDWRSDGIAENKLKKNGGGPPDLSLTENPDILATLARSGNQRPALVVGFAAETESVVENARAKLTRKACDWILANDVSPATGTFGGDANTVHLIGADFDEPWPSLSKTDVAERLGRRVADHFKDGS